The Prevotella sp. E2-28 genome includes the window GTTACGGTGCCGCTCTGTCCACTACTGCCGAATCCGTGAAGATACATCACGGTTTTTCCCTTCATAAGGTCGGGAAATTGCTTAACGTATTGATTCTGTTGTTCCATATATTTTGCAAAGGTACAAAAAAGAATTGATAAGTGTCATATAATTGAATTGTTTTCTTTTTGAAGGTGTTAATTCAAATTGATTTATGTCAATTATATTCCAAACTGTAAGAAAAAAGCTAAAAAAAGTTTGCATCTGAAAGCAAAATGGTGTACTTTTGCATCGTGTTTTTCATAGTATTAGATTTAAGGTTAACAAAGGTTGGGTCACAGCGGTGACCCTTTTTTTTGTTACCTACAACTAAAAATAAATTGCAAATGTTAGGAAACTTTTTTAACAGTTTGGTTTTTCGTATCGATGAATTGGCAGTTAAAATCTATTAACTGTCATTTTTTATCTATCTTATTTTTCTATATCAGATATAATTTCTATCTTTGCATCCTGAAAGAATGTAATAAATCAAATAATATAATCATGAATCAATTATTTTATAAGGTAAAGCTTAAAACCGGATGGATGAGTTTCATCTTCTTTTTTGTGTCTTTGCCTTTATGTGCCCAGAAACAATGGACGATGCAGGAGTGTATTGATTATGCTATGCAGAATAATATAACCTTGCAGAAAGCTCGTCTCTCTCAACAGTCTGCCGTAGAGGATGTTAAAGGCTCAAAAGGTGCGTTACTGCCAACAGTGAGTGCATCGGCAAATCAGAGTTTGGGATATAGACCTTGGCAGAACTCTGGTATTACAACTGTTACGAATGGCACGGTAAATACTAAAGTTGATAAAACGTATCTGAATGGCTCTTATGGCGTAAATGCGCAGTGGACGGTATGGAATGGTAATAAGAACACCAATAACGTAAAATTGAGCAAACTATCTGGTCAACAGGCTGAACTGGAAGTGACTGAGACGGCAAACAGTATTCAGGAACGTATAGCCCAACTCTACGTACAAATACTATATTTGGATGAGAGTGTTAAAGTGAGCAAGGCCAGCTTGGAGACTAGTAAGAAGAACGAAGAGCGTGGAAAAGAAATGGTCGAAGTGGGCAAAATGTCTAAGGCCGACTTGGCCCAACTGACAGCGCAGCGTGCTACAGATGAATATAATGTGGTAGATGGTGAGGCACAGAAAGCTAATTATATATTGCAACTGAAGCAGTTGCTGGAGCTGACGGGCGATCAGGCCTTTAGTGTCGCCATTCCTCAAACCACTGATGAACAGGCTTTGGCTGAGATTCCCTCCTTGCAGAACGTTTATCAGCAGGCTTTATTAACTCGTCCTGAAATAGAGAACTCAAAGTTGGCTATTGAGAGTAGCGAACTGAATGTGAAGATTGCCAAAGCTGGCTGGCTGCCAAGTCTCAGTTTGTCGGGTGGATTCTCTACGAGCACCAACTCCCTTTCTGGAAGCGGTTGGGGTAATCAGATGAAGACCAATTTTAATTCACAGGCGGGGCTAACGCTGAGTGTTCCTTTGTTCGATGGCCGTCAGACCCGTACGTCGGTGAATAAAGCCAAAATTCAGCGCCAGCAGGCTCAACTCAATTTGCAGGATCAGCAGAAAACTCTTTATCAGACTATCGAGGGCTATTGGTTAGATGCTAATACTAACCAACAACGTTTCCGTGCCGCACAGACCACGGTAGAAAGTGAGCAGCAGAGCTATGATTTGTTGTCGGAAAAATTTAACCTGGGACTTACCAATATTATTGAACTGATGAATGGTAAGGATAAATTGCTGCAGGCACAACAGAATCGCTTGCAGTCAAAGTATCAGACTATTCTGAATCAGCAGTTGCTACGTTTTTATCAGGGCGATTTCTCAACATCAAGTATTACGAAATAAAAACAAAACAAGATATGAATAACAAAAAAACTTGGGCCATTGCCATAGTTGTCATTGCTATTGTGGCCGTTGCTGCCTATCTCTTCATGGGCGGCAAGAAACAGAATACGGTGTCGTTCGAAACGGCAAAGGTGGAACGCACCGCTATTAAGAGTTCTATTACTGCAACCGGAACTATTGAACCTGTTACTTCTGTTACTGTAGGTACACAGGTTAGTGGAATTGTCTCTAAGCTTTATGTTGATTATAACTCGGTAGTAAAAAAAGGTCAGGTCATTGCTGAACTTGATAAAACCAATTTGACCAGTGAATTGAAGACGGCACAGGCCAACCTATCGTCGGCGCAGAGCACGCTGAACTACGAGCAGAACAATTTCAACCGTTATCAAACCCTTTTCAACAAAGGACTGGTGAGTGCTGATGAGTACGAGACAGCTAAGCTATCGTATCTGAAGGCCAAGGAACAGGTGAATACTTCGCGTGAGAGCGTTCAGAAGGCTCAGACCAATCTGGGCTATGCCACTATTACCAGTCCTATCGATGGTGTGGTATTGTCGAAAGCTGTGGAAGAAGGCCAGACCGTGGCAGCCTCGTTCAACACCCCTGAACTCTTCACTATTGCCCAGGACCTGACCGATATGCGTGTCATTGCCGATATTGACGAGGCAGACATCGGTGGCGTAAAAGAAGGTCAACGTGTGACATTTACGGTTGATGCCTTTCCTGAAGATCATTTCGAAGGACAGGTCACACAGGTACGCCAACAGGCAACAACAGAAAGTAATGTGGTGACCTACGAGGTGGTTATCTCAGCTCCCAACAACGATTTGAAACTGAAACCCGGTCTTACAGCTAATGTTACCATCTATACAATGGAGAAGAACGACGTACTTGCTGTGCCAGCCAAGGCCCTGCGTTTCACTCCCAACGAAGCCCTGCTTACTGAACAGCAGAAGGTAGAGGATTGTGAGGGCGACCACAAGGTGTGGACCAAGGAGGGAGAGACCTTTAAGGCTCACAAGGTAGAGATTGGTACAACCAACGGCTTACTGACAGAGATTGTAAGCGGCGTGAGCGAGGGTACTGATGTGCTTGTTGACTTCACTATTGATGGTGGTGATGCGCCCGCTCAGGACCAGCAGGCTCAGAACCCTTTCATGCCACGACCAAGAAACAATAATAAGAACGGCCAACAACAGAAAAAGTAAACTGTATGGCAGAGAATAAGAAAGTAGTCATTGAACTGCAGAACGTGAAGCGCTACTTCAAGGTGGGTAGCGAGACGGTGAAGGCTCTTCGCGGTGTCTCGTTCAAAATCTATGAAGGCGAGTTTGTCACGATCCAAGGTACATCTGGCTCGGGCAAGTCAACGCTTCTGAATCAGTTGGGCTGTCTGGACACGCCCACCAGCGGGGACTATTTCCTCGATGGTATTTCTGTGCGTGAGATGTCGAAGACCCAGCGTGCTCATCTGCGTAACCGTAAGATTGGCTTCGTGTTCCAGAACTATAACCTGTTGGCGAAGACCACGGCAGTAGAGAATGTAGAGCTGCCGTTGATGTATAACCCCGAGGTGTCAGCAACTGAACGGCGTGAACGTGCTATCAAAGCTCTGCAGGCCGTGGGACTAGGCGACCGCTTGGATCATAAGTCCAACCAGATGTCGGGTGGTCAGATGCAGCGTGTGGCCATCGCCCGTGCACTAGTCAATGAGCCCGCTGTGTTGCTGGCCGATGAGGCTACGGGTAACCTTGATACACGTACCTCGTTCGAGATGCTGGTACTTTTCCAAGAACTCTATCGTCAGGGCCACACCATTATCTTTGTGACCCACAACCCTGAGATTGCCGAATACAGCAGTCGTAACATCAACTTACGAGATGGCAAAATACGTGAGGATACCTATAATGAGAACATCAAGTCGGCAGCCGAGGCTTTGGCTGCGCTGCCGGTAACTAATGATGACTAAGTGAAAAGTGATAAATTTGCTACCGCATGAATTTCTATAATTTATTTAAGATAAGTATCAGGGCCGTTGGCAATAACAAGATGCGTTCGTTCCTTTCCATGCTGGGTATCATTATCGGTATTGCAGCTGTCATTATCATGATGTCTATTGGACAAGGCTCGAAAGAGAGCATCCGTTCAGAGCTCTCCACAATGGGAACTAACCTTCTTACTATCCGTCCTGGTGCGGATATGCGAGGCGGTGTGCGTCAAGACCCGTCAGCCATGCAAACCCTGAAGATGGCCGACTATGAGCGCATTATGCGCGAGAAGAAATTCGTAACAAAAGTGTCGCCAGAAGTGACAGCCAGTGGTCAGGTGGTCTATGGCAATAATAACACCACAACTACTATTTATGGTGAGTCAACAGACTATCTGGATATCAAGCAATGGCCAGTAGAAGAGGGCGATTGTTTTACTGAAGAAGATATCAACAAGGCGTCCAAGAAAGTGGTGATTGGAAAAACCATTGTTACAGAACTTTTTGGCGAAGGTGCCGACCCCATTGGTAAGACCATCCGCTTTAAGTCAATCCCAATGACTGTTGTAGGCGTACTAAAAGCCAAGGGCTATAACTCATGGGGCATGGATCAGGACAATGTGGTTATTGCTCCCTATACTACTGTGATGAAACGTATTGCTGCCCAGACATGGTTCTCCAGTATTGTTTGTTCGGCTATTACTGAGGATCTCTCAGATGCAGCCATAGAAGAACTTACTCAGATGTTACGTGATAATCACAAACTGAAAGGTGAGACAGCAGATGATTTTACTATTCGTTCACAGGCAGAGATGATGGAGACAATGTCAACAACGATGGACATGGTAACACTCATCCTTGTTGTTGCGGCAGCTTTCTCATTATTGGTTGCAGGTATTGGTATCATGAATATTATGTTGGTATCTGTGACAGAGCGTACAAAGGAAATAGGACTACGTATGGCAGTAGGAGCTACAGGCAGGGTGATTTCGTTGCAGTTCCTCGTTGAATCGGTTCTTATTTCTGTAACAGGCGGATTACTTGGTGTGATGCTGGGGTGCTGTGTAAGTGAACTATTGCCAAAGTTTGGGTTGCCTAGTAGCGTACCAGCCTGGAGTATCTATGTGTCATTTTTAGTATGTGTAGTTATTGGCGTGCTTGCAGGACTCCTTCCTGCCCTCAAAGCCGCTCGTATGGATCCCATAGAAGCGATAAGACATGAGTAAGTTTTTCCAAATAAACAAACATTTAGCAGGTGCATGCCACATTGCGTTGTGGGCATTTCTTTTCCTGTCGCCCCTGACTTATTGGAGGGGAACGGGGTTCCATGTGTTGCATTATCTGATGACATGTATGCAACCTCTATTCTTGATGATAGTGTTCTATCTCAATTATCTGGTTCTGGCTCCAAAGTTGTTTGTTGCTGGCAAACACCGCTATGACTTGCTAATTAATGTGGTTCTGCTGACGGTGCTAGGTGTTGCTCTGCATTACTGGATGCAATACACCAATGAGGTTTTCCCCATTGCTTCGAGAATAAAGGCTACGGCGTATGATACGATAGGTACGGTCTCGTATATTGTACGTGATAGTCTTAATTTGGCTGTATTTGCTGCTGGTGCTACGGCATTGGCCCTTGCACGTCGTTGGGTTACTGCTGATCAGCAATTGAAAGAGGCAGAGGCTGAACGTGCACAGGCTGAGTTGAGCAATATGCGTAATCAGATGAGTCCTCACTTCCTGCTTAACACGCTGAACAATATCTATGCCCTCACGGCTATTGATGCGGAAAAGGCGCAAGAGGCTATTATGCAATTGTCAAAGATGCTCCGTCACATGCTGTATGATTACCAGCAACCTACAGTGGCGTTGAAGGATGAGGTGGATTTTATCAGAAACTATGTCAGTCTGATGAAGATACGTTTGCCGCAATCTGTTGATGTGTCTTTCTCCGTCAATTGTTCTTCATGTGACCTTACTGTAGCCCCGTTTCTTTTCATCTCTATCGTAGAAAATGCTTTCAAACATGGAGTCAGTCCTACTGAACCTAGTTTCGTGCATATCCAGATAGAGATTGACAAGGTGTTCAGACGGGTGACCCTTGATATCCGTAATTCAAATTTCCCCAAAACGGCGCAGGACCGTAGCGGACATGGTATAGGAATCATTCAAATGCGACGCCGACTTGATTTGTTGTACAAGGATCGCTATGTATGGGAACATGGAATTACCGATGATGGAAATACTTATTATTCGCATATAGTTTTAAATACATAAAAAATTAATGACGTATGATGTTATCTTGTGCTATTATAGATGACGAACCGCTAGCTGCAGGTCTGCTGGAAGGTTATGTGAATAAAACGCCCTATCTGGAACTGAAGGGCACGTACAATAGTGCTGTTACAGCGATGCGCGACCTGCGTGATAATCCTGTTCAGCTCTTGTTCTTGGATATACAGATGCCAGAGTTGAGTGGAATAGAGTTTGCCAAGATTTTGCCGCGTGATACGAAGATAATCTTCACTACCGCTTTTTCGCAATACGCTATTGAGGGTTTCCGTGTTAATGCGCTCGATTATCTGCTGAAACCTATTAGCTATCAGGATTTTCTGAAATCAACAGATAAAGCCCTTGATTGGTTCTCTGTGCAAAAGAAACAAGATGCTTACTTACGTGACCGTTTCTTGTTTATTAAGAGTGATTATAAATTATTGCGCATTGATCTGGATGATATCCTTTATATTGAGGGACTCAAGGATTATGTTCGCTTCTATCTCACTTCGGGCGAGAAAATTATGTCTCTCATGTCTATGAAACGCCTTGAGGATTATCTGCCACATCCAGAGTTCCTGCGTACTCATAGAAGTTATATTGTGCATATGCCTAAAGTTCATTCTGTAGACCGCTTGCGTATTGTTTTTGGCGACCAGTACATCCCTGTATCTGACAACTACAAAGAAGAGGTGATGACTTATTTGGAACAGCATACGTTGGTGTAAGGGAGGTTTAGGGTGAAAGGCTACGTGGTGGCGAGTTTACTCGGGAATGGAATGAAAAGTGATAAGTGAGATTGACAAAATAAGACTTTGATGTTGTTGTCATTGCAAATTATCTTAAAAAAAAGGAGCCATGACCGCAATTTCTTCACACTTCACTCTTCACTCTTCACTTTTTTTCGTAATTTTGTGCTCGGAAAATTCAAACATTAATATTTATAAATCAAAATTGTTATGGTAAATTACAAGGATTTGGGTCTCGTAAATACCCGCGAGATGTTCAAGAGAGCAGTGGCTGGTGGCTATGCTATCCCCGCTTTCAACTTCAACACAATGGAGCAGATGCAGGCTATCGTTATGGCTGCTGTGGAGACAAAGTCACCTGTTATCATGCAGGTTTCAAAGGGTGCCCGTAACTATGCTAACGGCACTATCCTCCGCAACCTTGCCAAGGGTGCCGTAGAGTATGCCAAGGAGCTCGGCTGCGAGCATCCCGAGATTGTGCTGCACCTCGACCACGGTGATACCTTCGAACTCTGTAAGGACTGTATCGACAACGGTTTCTCTTCAGTGATGATCGACGGTTCTTCACTCCCATACGAGGAGAATATCGCACTGGCAAAGAAAGTTGTTGACTACGCACATCAGTTCGACGTAACCGTTGAGGCTGAGCTTGGCGTGCTGGCCGGTGTTGAGGATGAGGTATCAGCTGCTGAGTCACACTACACCAAGCCCGAAGAGGTTATCGACTTCTCTACCCGCACAGGTTGCGACTCTCTGGCAATCTCTATCGGTACTTCTCACGGTGCTCACAAGTTCACTCCTGAGCAGTGTACACTGGTGAACGGCGTGCTGGTTCCACCCCCATTGGCATTCGACATCCTCGCTGAGATTGAGAAGAAGCTCCCCGGATTCCCCATCGTGCTCCACGGTTCTTCTTCAGTTCCTATGGAAGAGGTTAACACTATCAACAAGTACGGCGGTAAGCTCGAGGCAGCTATCGGTATTCCCGAGGAGCAGCTCCGCAAGGCTGCAAAGAGCGCTGTTTGCAAGATCAACATCGACTCTGACAGCCGTCTGGCCATGACTGCTGCTATCCGTAAGCACCTGGCTGAGCATCCTGGAGACTTCGATCCTCGTCAGTACCTGAAGCCCGCTCGTGAGAACATGAAGAAGATGTACATCCACAAGATTGTGAACGTACTCGGTTCTGACGGCAAGCTCGCTCAGTGCTAATACGTTGAGAAAAGATTATAAAAGAATCCCTGCCATTTAGGTAGGGATTCTTATGTTTCTCCCCCTTATTATTTTAATAACATCTCATCAGAGTATTTTTACCATTTCACTCTTGAAGAGAATTAATTTCGACTATTCATAGATTATGAAGAAAATTGTAGATATTTGTGAATTGCGCCAGATTCAGATGGGAATCCTTGATGAAGTGCATCGCTTCTGCGAGGCTCACGGCCTACGTTATTTTCTTTCTAGTGGTACGCTGATCGGTGCTGTGCGTCATAAGGGATATATCCCTTGGGACGATGATATTGATATCTATATGCCTCGTAAGGACTATGAACAGTTCTTGAAGATGTTCACTGACAAAGAGGGAACCTATCGCGTTATCAATCCTGCTACAGAGCCGCATTATTACTATACTTTTGCCAAGGTGGTAGATCAGCGTACCCGCATGGTGGAAAAGGAGACTGAAGGCTATGAGATAGGTGTCTACATGGATATTTTCCCTGTGGATTTCGTGTCAGACAACCTGCAGGAGCGTGAACGTATCTTCAAACAAAAGAAATTGCTCTATAAGATTCGTCGTTGCAAAATCTCACAGAGTAATCCCCTGCAGTCCAAATTGGCTTATCTGGTGTATAAGCATTGGCCGCTATCAGTAAAGCAGATAGAAAAAAGAATAAGACGGCTTATCGTTTTGGATCATCCTACATCAACTGTATGCAATATGACGGAAGCTGGTCCTTGTATCAAAGGTTGTTTCCCTGCAGAGGATCTGGCTTCGACTGTGGATATTGAATTTGAAGGCAGACAGTACAAGACTATGGTGGGTTACAAGGATTATCTGGAACGTACTTATGGCGACTACATGACGCTTCCCCCTGTAGAGCAACGAGTTACTCACAAGTTCGAAGCATATTGGAAATAGCATGACCTTTACACCCAGATTTTTTTTGTCTGTTTCTTGTATTCGAAATTCAGCGAACTAGATTGGGCTTTCTCATAGATCTTTGAGGCAAAAACAATATCGTGGAGTGCGATGCCGTAGTTATAGCTGAGGATGCGCTCTTCATCGCTTGTGCGCCCAGGATTTTTACCTTGTAGTACGTGATGAATCTCATCGTATTCGTGGAATTGATTGAAGTACTTGAACTTCTGTATCTGGCCTGTATCATCGCCAAAGACTTTATCGAAGAACAAGTCGCAGTTTTGGAAACCACGCACGTGAACAGGAATTACGGTTACACCTTTTTTGTACAAGGAATTGTCAGGGAAAAGTAGTTCTGTGGCTACGGTAACGCAAGAGATTA containing:
- a CDS encoding sensor histidine kinase encodes the protein MSKFFQINKHLAGACHIALWAFLFLSPLTYWRGTGFHVLHYLMTCMQPLFLMIVFYLNYLVLAPKLFVAGKHRYDLLINVVLLTVLGVALHYWMQYTNEVFPIASRIKATAYDTIGTVSYIVRDSLNLAVFAAGATALALARRWVTADQQLKEAEAERAQAELSNMRNQMSPHFLLNTLNNIYALTAIDAEKAQEAIMQLSKMLRHMLYDYQQPTVALKDEVDFIRNYVSLMKIRLPQSVDVSFSVNCSSCDLTVAPFLFISIVENAFKHGVSPTEPSFVHIQIEIDKVFRRVTLDIRNSNFPKTAQDRSGHGIGIIQMRRRLDLLYKDRYVWEHGITDDGNTYYSHIVLNT
- a CDS encoding efflux RND transporter periplasmic adaptor subunit, translating into MNNKKTWAIAIVVIAIVAVAAYLFMGGKKQNTVSFETAKVERTAIKSSITATGTIEPVTSVTVGTQVSGIVSKLYVDYNSVVKKGQVIAELDKTNLTSELKTAQANLSSAQSTLNYEQNNFNRYQTLFNKGLVSADEYETAKLSYLKAKEQVNTSRESVQKAQTNLGYATITSPIDGVVLSKAVEEGQTVAASFNTPELFTIAQDLTDMRVIADIDEADIGGVKEGQRVTFTVDAFPEDHFEGQVTQVRQQATTESNVVTYEVVISAPNNDLKLKPGLTANVTIYTMEKNDVLAVPAKALRFTPNEALLTEQQKVEDCEGDHKVWTKEGETFKAHKVEIGTTNGLLTEIVSGVSEGTDVLVDFTIDGGDAPAQDQQAQNPFMPRPRNNNKNGQQQKK
- a CDS encoding class II fructose-bisphosphate aldolase, whose translation is MVNYKDLGLVNTREMFKRAVAGGYAIPAFNFNTMEQMQAIVMAAVETKSPVIMQVSKGARNYANGTILRNLAKGAVEYAKELGCEHPEIVLHLDHGDTFELCKDCIDNGFSSVMIDGSSLPYEENIALAKKVVDYAHQFDVTVEAELGVLAGVEDEVSAAESHYTKPEEVIDFSTRTGCDSLAISIGTSHGAHKFTPEQCTLVNGVLVPPPLAFDILAEIEKKLPGFPIVLHGSSSVPMEEVNTINKYGGKLEAAIGIPEEQLRKAAKSAVCKINIDSDSRLAMTAAIRKHLAEHPGDFDPRQYLKPARENMKKMYIHKIVNVLGSDGKLAQC
- a CDS encoding phosphorylcholine transferase LicD, with translation MKKIVDICELRQIQMGILDEVHRFCEAHGLRYFLSSGTLIGAVRHKGYIPWDDDIDIYMPRKDYEQFLKMFTDKEGTYRVINPATEPHYYYTFAKVVDQRTRMVEKETEGYEIGVYMDIFPVDFVSDNLQERERIFKQKKLLYKIRRCKISQSNPLQSKLAYLVYKHWPLSVKQIEKRIRRLIVLDHPTSTVCNMTEAGPCIKGCFPAEDLASTVDIEFEGRQYKTMVGYKDYLERTYGDYMTLPPVEQRVTHKFEAYWK
- a CDS encoding LytTR family DNA-binding domain-containing protein, which gives rise to MMLSCAIIDDEPLAAGLLEGYVNKTPYLELKGTYNSAVTAMRDLRDNPVQLLFLDIQMPELSGIEFAKILPRDTKIIFTTAFSQYAIEGFRVNALDYLLKPISYQDFLKSTDKALDWFSVQKKQDAYLRDRFLFIKSDYKLLRIDLDDILYIEGLKDYVRFYLTSGEKIMSLMSMKRLEDYLPHPEFLRTHRSYIVHMPKVHSVDRLRIVFGDQYIPVSDNYKEEVMTYLEQHTLV
- a CDS encoding TolC family protein, with the translated sequence MSFIFFFVSLPLCAQKQWTMQECIDYAMQNNITLQKARLSQQSAVEDVKGSKGALLPTVSASANQSLGYRPWQNSGITTVTNGTVNTKVDKTYLNGSYGVNAQWTVWNGNKNTNNVKLSKLSGQQAELEVTETANSIQERIAQLYVQILYLDESVKVSKASLETSKKNEERGKEMVEVGKMSKADLAQLTAQRATDEYNVVDGEAQKANYILQLKQLLELTGDQAFSVAIPQTTDEQALAEIPSLQNVYQQALLTRPEIENSKLAIESSELNVKIAKAGWLPSLSLSGGFSTSTNSLSGSGWGNQMKTNFNSQAGLTLSVPLFDGRQTRTSVNKAKIQRQQAQLNLQDQQKTLYQTIEGYWLDANTNQQRFRAAQTTVESEQQSYDLLSEKFNLGLTNIIELMNGKDKLLQAQQNRLQSKYQTILNQQLLRFYQGDFSTSSITK
- a CDS encoding ABC transporter ATP-binding protein: MAENKKVVIELQNVKRYFKVGSETVKALRGVSFKIYEGEFVTIQGTSGSGKSTLLNQLGCLDTPTSGDYFLDGISVREMSKTQRAHLRNRKIGFVFQNYNLLAKTTAVENVELPLMYNPEVSATERRERAIKALQAVGLGDRLDHKSNQMSGGQMQRVAIARALVNEPAVLLADEATGNLDTRTSFEMLVLFQELYRQGHTIIFVTHNPEIAEYSSRNINLRDGKIREDTYNENIKSAAEALAALPVTNDD
- a CDS encoding ABC transporter permease is translated as MNFYNLFKISIRAVGNNKMRSFLSMLGIIIGIAAVIIMMSIGQGSKESIRSELSTMGTNLLTIRPGADMRGGVRQDPSAMQTLKMADYERIMREKKFVTKVSPEVTASGQVVYGNNNTTTTIYGESTDYLDIKQWPVEEGDCFTEEDINKASKKVVIGKTIVTELFGEGADPIGKTIRFKSIPMTVVGVLKAKGYNSWGMDQDNVVIAPYTTVMKRIAAQTWFSSIVCSAITEDLSDAAIEELTQMLRDNHKLKGETADDFTIRSQAEMMETMSTTMDMVTLILVVAAAFSLLVAGIGIMNIMLVSVTERTKEIGLRMAVGATGRVISLQFLVESVLISVTGGLLGVMLGCCVSELLPKFGLPSSVPAWSIYVSFLVCVVIGVLAGLLPALKAARMDPIEAIRHE